The region CTCTTCGGCTACGACAACTCGGCGATCTCCGATCTGGCCCGGCGGACAGCCGCCCTCGCCGCATCGGGTGCGCTGTCCCCGCGTACGCCCGAGGCGGGCGAGAGGGCGTAGGCCCCGTACTCGAACACGGTTCCGCCCAAACGGGGCGTCCCCCCTCATAACCGGGGGGGACGCCCCGTTTCCGTCACCACGTCACCCGGCCGACAGACCGGCGGCCCGTTCGATGACCTCGTGGGTGAACGGGCCGCCGTAGCGGATCCTGTGCCGCCGTGGTGGATCAGGTGGTCATCCCTTGCTCCCGCTGGCCGCGAGACCCGTGATGAAGCGTCGCTGCATGAACAGGAACAGCACGATGAGCGGGAGCACGATGATGACGCCCGCCGCGTTGACGAGGTTGTAGAACTGGGTGTAGCCGGTGCTGAAGGACAGGAACGACGTGGCTACGGGCATCTTGTCGACGTCGATCAGGAAGGTCACCGCGAACAGCAGCTCCGAGTAGGCGCCGAGCCCCGAGACCAGACCGACGGTCAGGAAGCCGGGCCAGCTCAGCGGCATGATGACGCGGGTGGCGATCTGCCACTCGTTCGCCCCGTCGAGCCGGGCCGCCTCGTCGAGCTGCCTCGGGATGCCGACGAGGAACGTACGGAGCAACAGCACCGAGAACGGGGTGTTGAGCGCGACGTAGATGACGACGAGCCCGAAGAGCGTGTTGATCAGCCCGAGCTTCACCCAGAGGAAGAACAGCGGCACGATGAACATCTGCACCGGCAGCGAGATGACGACGAAGAAATAGGTCTCCAGTCCCCGCTTCCACGGCAGGTTGAGCCTCGCCAGCGAATAGGCCGCGGCGCCCGCGAACAGCCAGGTCCCGACGATCGTGCCCGCGACGAGGAACGCGGTGTTGACGAAACCCTGGGCCATGTTGCCCCGCCGCCACGCCTCCGCGAAGTTCGACAGGTCGATCGAGGTCGGTAGGCCGAGCGGGTTGGTGCCGATCTCCAGGCTCGTCTTGAACGCGTTGACGACCAGCACGAGCACGGGAAGCAGCGCGAACAGACCGAGCAGGGTGAGCACGACGTACGAGAACGGGGTGCGGTCGAGACCACCCGGCGGCCGCTCCCCGGGCCGCGCACGCCGACGTGCGCGGACAGCGGTCAGCACCGACATCAGAGCTCCTCCTCCCGGCGACGCAGGAACCCGAACAGGACCAGGAAGATCGCGCTCAGTACGGAGAGCGCGAGCGCGATGGCCGAGGCGTAGCCCGCGTCCCGGGCGAGGAACGCCGTCCGGTTGACGAGCAGCGACGCGACGTCCGTGGAACCCGCCGGCCCACCGTTGGTGAGGATGAACGGGTAGTCGTACACCAGCAGGCTCCCGATCGCGATGATCGTCAGCGCGAAGGTCAACGTCGGTCGGATGCCGGGCAGCACCACGTTCCGGAATTCCTGCCAGGCGTTGGCCCCGTCGATCCGCGCGGCCTCGTAGAGGCTGCCGTCGATCCCCTGCATCGCGGCGAGGAAGAGGACGACGAGGAAACCCCAGAAGTGCCAGTTGTCGACGAAGGCGACGCTGTAGAGCGCGAAGCGCTCGTCGGCGAAGAAGTAGACGTCGTCGAGCCAGTGGATGCCGATGCTGTTCAACGCGGACGCGAGTCCGAACTCGGGGTCGAGGATGTTCCGCCAGATCTGCGCCGTGATCACGCTGACCAGCAGGTAGGGGATGAAGTAGAGCACCCGGAAGAGCGACGCGCCGCGGCGGATCCGGGAGAGCATGAACGCGCCGAGCAGGCCCATCGCCATCGGTACGGTCAGGAAGATGACCAGGTAGATGAAGTTGTTGGCGATGGCGTTCCAGAACGCGTCGTCGTGGACCAGGGTGACCCAGTTGTCGAAGCCGGTGAACTCCGGGTTGCTGATGCCGTTCCAGTCGGTGAACGAGTAGACGACGCTGCTGACCGTCGGTCCGGCGATCACCAGCAGGTTGAGGGCGAGCGCGGGCACCACGAACGTGATCGCGACCAGTCGCGAGTTCCTGCGAATGCGACCTCGGGGAGGCGCGGGCACCTCCCGCGTGGCCGGTTCGGCGTACGTCGTGACGGGTGGCGCTGTCATCGCGCTGCCGTGTCGAAGACCGGCGGGATGAGCTTCTCGTCGAGGTCCTTCTTGAACGCCTTGTCGAGATTCGCGAGGAAGTCACGGGTGGACAGGTTGCCGGTCAGCAGGCGGTCCTGGTTCTCGGAGAGGTAGGTCTCGGCTCCCGGGCCGAACGAGGTCCAGGTCACGTAGCCGACCTTCTTCGACAGCGACGCCTCGCTCAGGGCCGTGTACTGGGTGAGGAACCGCGGGTCGATGCCCTCGGGTGCGGCGGCGGCGTCGAACTTGATCGGAAGGGGCTGGTCGCCGAAGTCCTTGATCGCCTGCCAGTTGGCGTTGGTGTCCGAATACTTCCACTTCAGGTATGCCTTGGCGGCGGGGAGGTTCTTGCTCGCGGCGTTGAGGGCCACGGACTCACCCAGGGCCAGCGGGAACACGTTGGCGGGCACGCCGGGCGCGAGCGCCGGAATCGGGGCCCAGTCCCAATCGCTCTCGCTGTCCTTGAAATACTCGTTCATCGCTCCGATCTCCCAGCTTCCGGAGAGGAACATGCCGGTCTTGCCGTTGGCGAGGCTGGCCATCTTCTGCGGGTCGGTGGTCGAGAAATACTGCTTGACCCCGCCGCTGAAGTAGCCCCGCTTGAAGTAGTCGACCATCAGGTCGACCGAGTCGACGAACGCCTGGTCGGTGAAGGGGATCGAGCCAGTGAGGGCGTCATGGATCTTGCCGGGGCCCGCCACCATGTTGATGAAGCACGAGAACACGTGCTCGGTGGCACCGGCGTAGTCGGCATTGGCGTTGGCGAACGGCGTGATTCCGGCCGCCATCATCGTCGCGGCGAGCGCCTCCAGCGACGGGCGGTCGTTGGGAATCTGCCACCCGTTCTTCTCGAACAGCGTCTTGTTGTAGTAGAGCACCATCGTCTCGTAGCTCACCGGCAGCACGGAAAGCTTCCCGTCGACGACACCGATGTCCATGGCCCAGGGGAAGATCTTGTCTTTCCACTTCTCCTGCTCCGCGAGGGAACCGAGGTCGGCGAGGTAGCCGGCGTCGGCGAAGTCGATGGCGATCGACGCGTTGAGCGGTAGCAGGTCCGGCCCCTGGCCTGCGGCGAGCGCCGTCTGGACCTTCTGCGTCAGACCCTCGTTGTTCTGCGGACTGAGCTTGAACTGGACATTGGGGTACAGGGTGGTGAACGGATCGAGGTAAAGACGCTTGTAATCGGCGGTGCTGGCATCGTCGACCGCGTCCATGCCGACCCAGAGGTTGAGGGTGCCGCCGACCTCGCCCGCGGGAACGTTGTCGCTTTCCTCCGGC is a window of Micromonospora sp. NBC_01699 DNA encoding:
- a CDS encoding carbohydrate ABC transporter permease, whose amino-acid sequence is MTAPPVTTYAEPATREVPAPPRGRIRRNSRLVAITFVVPALALNLLVIAGPTVSSVVYSFTDWNGISNPEFTGFDNWVTLVHDDAFWNAIANNFIYLVIFLTVPMAMGLLGAFMLSRIRRGASLFRVLYFIPYLLVSVITAQIWRNILDPEFGLASALNSIGIHWLDDVYFFADERFALYSVAFVDNWHFWGFLVVLFLAAMQGIDGSLYEAARIDGANAWQEFRNVVLPGIRPTLTFALTIIAIGSLLVYDYPFILTNGGPAGSTDVASLLVNRTAFLARDAGYASAIALALSVLSAIFLVLFGFLRRREEEL
- a CDS encoding carbohydrate ABC transporter permease; its protein translation is MSVLTAVRARRRARPGERPPGGLDRTPFSYVVLTLLGLFALLPVLVLVVNAFKTSLEIGTNPLGLPTSIDLSNFAEAWRRGNMAQGFVNTAFLVAGTIVGTWLFAGAAAYSLARLNLPWKRGLETYFFVVISLPVQMFIVPLFFLWVKLGLINTLFGLVVIYVALNTPFSVLLLRTFLVGIPRQLDEAARLDGANEWQIATRVIMPLSWPGFLTVGLVSGLGAYSELLFAVTFLIDVDKMPVATSFLSFSTGYTQFYNLVNAAGVIIVLPLIVLFLFMQRRFITGLAASGSKG
- a CDS encoding ABC transporter substrate-binding protein, with protein sequence MRFLSAVAAVTAVPLLLVSCTSAPEESDNVPAGEVGGTLNLWVGMDAVDDASTADYKRLYLDPFTTLYPNVQFKLSPQNNEGLTQKVQTALAAGQGPDLLPLNASIAIDFADAGYLADLGSLAEQEKWKDKIFPWAMDIGVVDGKLSVLPVSYETMVLYYNKTLFEKNGWQIPNDRPSLEALAATMMAAGITPFANANADYAGATEHVFSCFINMVAGPGKIHDALTGSIPFTDQAFVDSVDLMVDYFKRGYFSGGVKQYFSTTDPQKMASLANGKTGMFLSGSWEIGAMNEYFKDSESDWDWAPIPALAPGVPANVFPLALGESVALNAASKNLPAAKAYLKWKYSDTNANWQAIKDFGDQPLPIKFDAAAAPEGIDPRFLTQYTALSEASLSKKVGYVTWTSFGPGAETYLSENQDRLLTGNLSTRDFLANLDKAFKKDLDEKLIPPVFDTAAR